In Panthera uncia isolate 11264 chromosome B4, Puncia_PCG_1.0, whole genome shotgun sequence, one genomic interval encodes:
- the LOC125919292 gene encoding 40S ribosomal protein S15a-like — protein MKVLADALKSINSAKRGKCQLIRPFSKIIIRFLTVMMKHGYIGLFEITADHRAGKMVVNLTSRLNKCGAISPRFRVQLKDLEKWQNNLLPSSQFGFMGLTTSAGIMDHEGVR, from the coding sequence ATGAAGGTTTTGGCAGATGCTCTAAAGAGTATTAACAGTGCAAAGAGAGGCAAATGCCAACTTATTAGGCCATTCTCCAAAATCATCATCCGGTTTCTGACTGTGATGATGAAGCATGGTTACATTGGTTTATTTGAAATCACCGCTGATCACAGAGCTGGGAAAATGGTTGTGAACCTCACGAGCCGATTAAACAAGTGTGGCGCGATCAGCCCCAGATTTCGTGTACAACtcaaagatctagaaaaatggcagaataatCTGCTCCCATCCAGCCAATTTGGTTTCATGGGACTGACAACCTCAGCTGGCATCATGGACCATGAAGGAGTAAGATGA